The following proteins are co-located in the Bacillus pumilus genome:
- a CDS encoding PRD domain-containing protein, with product MKIYKILNNNAVVVKEGDQEKIVMGPGIAFQKGKNDVVPVQKIEKIFVVREENEKFKQILATLPEAHIEVAEHIISYAEGELMLPLSDHIHISLTDHLSFAIERVQKGIVLYNKLLGEIKVLYKQEYDIGKYAIRYVKERLGVELPDDEAGYVALHIHTAKMNTESMKKTVKYTTMIKEMIEHIESYFNHSIDEDSISYQRLVTHLRYALGRLESNEAFQIMDDEMLFFIQTKYDSSYQCALGLADLLKNEYGLHLPKSEIGYITLHVQRLQDAELV from the coding sequence TTGAAGATATATAAAATATTGAATAACAATGCAGTGGTTGTAAAGGAGGGGGATCAGGAGAAAATTGTGATGGGGCCCGGAATTGCTTTTCAGAAGGGGAAAAATGACGTCGTTCCCGTTCAAAAAATAGAGAAAATATTTGTTGTGCGTGAAGAAAATGAGAAATTCAAACAAATTCTTGCGACATTGCCAGAAGCGCATATTGAGGTGGCAGAGCATATTATCAGTTATGCAGAGGGTGAACTCATGTTGCCGCTCAGTGATCATATCCACATATCACTGACGGATCATTTATCCTTCGCCATTGAACGCGTTCAAAAAGGCATTGTGCTATATAATAAATTGCTTGGTGAGATCAAAGTCTTATATAAGCAGGAATATGACATTGGAAAGTATGCCATTCGTTATGTAAAGGAGCGGCTTGGGGTTGAACTGCCGGACGATGAGGCAGGATATGTGGCGCTTCATATTCATACGGCCAAAATGAATACGGAGTCCATGAAGAAGACCGTCAAATACACAACGATGATCAAAGAAATGATCGAGCATATTGAAAGCTATTTTAATCACTCGATTGATGAGGATAGTATTTCCTATCAGCGGCTAGTGACACATTTGAGGTATGCATTAGGCAGGTTGGAATCGAATGAGGCATTTCAAATTATGGACGATGAGATGCTGTTCTTTATCCAAACAAAGTATGATTCGTCATACCAGTGTGCACTTGGACTCGCTGACTTGTTGAAAAATGAATATGGACTTCATCTCCCTAAATCGGAGATCGGCTACATCACGCTGCATGTCCAGCGTCTGCAAGATGCCGAATTGGTTTAA
- a CDS encoding S8 family peptidase gives MKKGISRSSVLLFSTIFILSTFFSGQQAAAAPSNKQMELEKAEIFGEINVNSRKQTTVIVELKEKSLVEAKQEGEAQTKASLKKSRTKVKKAALKEVDKASVRQEYEKVFSGFSMKLPANEVPKLLAVDGVKAVYPDVTYKTDEVKKESVQLPNEDVSPLMDKSAPFIGAPKAWDAGYSGKGVKVAVIDTGVDYTHPDLKGNFGLYKGYDFVDHDYSPQETPKGDPRGESTDHGTHVAGTIAANGQIKGVAKDATLLAYRVLGPGGSGTTENVLAGIDRAVTDGADVMNLSLGNSVNNPDYATSIALDWAMSEGVVAVTSNGNSGPNSWTVGSPGTSRDAISVGATQLPYSLYNVKFPNYSTAKIMGYYQESDLKALDQKQVTLVPSGIGDEKAFENIDVKGKVAVIERGAIAFVDKVDNAKAAGAIGVVMYNNTDGEIPVDVPGLALPTIKLSKAEGTALVKAIEAGNHTTTFSIQFVKELSEQVADFSSRGPVVDTWMIKPDLSAPGVSIVSTIPTHDPSQPYGYGSKQGTSMASPHVAGVAAIIKQAKPSYSTEQIKALLMNTAEKLFDANGSPFPHNTQGTGSVRIIESLQASSIVSDASYSYGTFLKEKGVQIKTKKFKVENLSKAPKTYTIDYKFDGSGISTNGTKKITVKGNSTGSFTSAVQVKYAKTKKGTYQGSITIRENGRKVTEIPTLLIVKEPDYPRVTSVSVEPDNRAGSYVISSYLPGGAENLAFLVYSTDGEYLGEAGVYQHVDKGEHRVKWNGTINQGQKLEAGEYTMLAYASLKGKSDTVQTKEPFDIYPE, from the coding sequence TTGAAAAAAGGAATCTCTCGTTCTTCTGTTCTATTGTTCTCCACTATTTTTATTTTATCCACATTCTTTTCAGGTCAACAGGCTGCTGCCGCCCCATCTAATAAACAGATGGAACTGGAAAAAGCAGAAATCTTCGGCGAAATCAATGTCAACTCAAGAAAACAAACCACTGTCATTGTTGAACTAAAGGAAAAATCCTTAGTTGAAGCCAAGCAAGAAGGCGAAGCACAAACGAAAGCCTCCCTCAAAAAATCTCGAACAAAAGTAAAGAAGGCAGCACTCAAAGAGGTAGATAAAGCGAGTGTTCGTCAAGAATATGAAAAAGTCTTTTCTGGTTTCTCTATGAAACTTCCTGCTAACGAAGTCCCGAAGCTGCTCGCAGTTGACGGAGTAAAAGCCGTTTATCCGGATGTTACATATAAAACAGATGAAGTGAAAAAGGAAAGCGTCCAGCTGCCCAATGAGGATGTCTCCCCGCTTATGGATAAAAGCGCTCCATTTATCGGGGCACCAAAAGCATGGGATGCCGGCTATTCTGGAAAAGGGGTAAAAGTCGCTGTCATTGATACTGGCGTAGACTATACCCACCCTGATTTAAAAGGAAACTTCGGTTTATACAAAGGCTATGATTTTGTTGATCATGATTATTCTCCGCAAGAGACGCCTAAAGGAGACCCTAGAGGCGAATCCACAGATCACGGCACACACGTCGCAGGAACGATTGCGGCGAATGGACAAATCAAAGGTGTCGCAAAAGATGCCACGCTTCTTGCGTACCGTGTACTTGGACCAGGTGGATCCGGGACAACTGAGAACGTGCTTGCAGGCATTGACCGTGCTGTCACTGACGGAGCAGATGTCATGAACCTATCTCTTGGAAACAGTGTCAATAACCCTGATTACGCAACGAGCATCGCACTCGATTGGGCCATGTCTGAAGGCGTTGTCGCTGTCACATCAAATGGAAACAGCGGTCCGAACAGCTGGACAGTCGGTTCTCCTGGTACGTCAAGAGATGCCATTTCTGTCGGAGCAACTCAGCTTCCGTACAGCCTTTACAATGTGAAATTCCCGAACTATTCTACGGCAAAAATCATGGGCTATTATCAAGAAAGTGATTTAAAAGCACTTGACCAAAAACAAGTCACACTCGTCCCATCAGGTATCGGTGACGAAAAAGCATTTGAAAACATCGATGTCAAAGGAAAGGTTGCGGTGATTGAACGCGGAGCCATTGCCTTTGTTGATAAAGTGGACAATGCAAAAGCCGCTGGTGCAATCGGCGTTGTGATGTATAACAATACCGATGGAGAAATTCCAGTAGATGTACCAGGTCTCGCTCTTCCTACGATTAAGCTTTCAAAAGCTGAAGGAACAGCGCTTGTCAAAGCCATTGAGGCTGGAAACCATACAACGACTTTCTCCATTCAATTTGTCAAAGAACTTAGTGAGCAAGTAGCTGATTTCTCATCTCGCGGACCTGTTGTGGATACGTGGATGATTAAGCCTGACCTATCAGCGCCTGGCGTCAGCATTGTGAGTACGATCCCAACACATGATCCTTCACAGCCTTACGGATATGGCTCTAAGCAAGGAACAAGCATGGCATCTCCACATGTGGCAGGGGTTGCAGCGATCATTAAGCAAGCGAAACCATCGTACTCTACTGAACAAATCAAAGCATTGCTCATGAATACAGCGGAAAAACTGTTTGACGCAAATGGCAGCCCATTCCCTCACAACACACAGGGAACAGGCAGCGTTCGAATCATCGAATCACTCCAAGCGTCTTCTATCGTTTCTGATGCCAGCTATTCTTACGGCACTTTCTTAAAAGAAAAGGGCGTTCAAATCAAAACGAAAAAATTCAAGGTAGAAAACCTTTCAAAAGCACCGAAAACCTATACCATTGATTACAAATTCGATGGTAGCGGCATTAGTACAAACGGAACGAAAAAAATCACTGTCAAAGGGAATTCCACTGGATCATTTACTTCTGCGGTACAAGTGAAGTATGCAAAAACCAAAAAAGGAACGTACCAAGGCAGTATCACAATCCGTGAAAATGGCAGAAAGGTCACTGAAATTCCTACTTTATTGATTGTGAAAGAACCTGATTACCCGCGCGTCACTTCGGTTTCAGTTGAGCCGGATAACCGTGCTGGAAGCTATGTCATTAGCAGCTATCTTCCTGGTGGTGCTGAAAACCTCGCATTCCTCGTCTACTCGACAGATGGAGAGTATTTAGGTGAAGCAGGTGTTTATCAACATGTTGATAAAGGGGAGCACCGCGTGAAGTGGAATGGCACGATCAATCAAGGCCAAAAGCTGGAAGCAGGTGAATATACAATGCTTGCGTATGCGAGTCTGAAAGGCAAATCAGATACCGTTCAAACGAAAGAACCTTTCGACATTTACCCCGAATAA
- a CDS encoding LLM class flavin-dependent oxidoreductase, which yields MMRLSILDQSPLIGDATPAEALRQTVELAKQAEKWGYHRFWVSEHHFSNRLAGSSPEVLLGHLSAVTLNIRIGSGGVMLPHYSAYKVAENFRVLEALAPGRIDLGIGRAPGGMPISSIALHHGERKRLGDQYPEQVEELKVYLHDLADEFYPLPHLTASPKVETAPEVWMLGSSGESARLAAKAGAGYTFALFINGEGGEDSVEQYINRFEPSAFGDEPRVNLAVFVLCAETEEQAEKLAVSLDLSLLANEQGQNLGGFPSYEDAQAYSYSPYEQKRVAANRKRMVVGTPSSVKQQLTALAKAYHTNELIAVTITHHMQDRLTSYRLLKEAFDA from the coding sequence ATCATGAGATTAAGTATACTGGATCAATCTCCTTTGATTGGAGATGCAACGCCTGCTGAAGCGCTGAGACAAACCGTTGAGCTGGCAAAGCAGGCAGAAAAGTGGGGCTATCACCGTTTTTGGGTATCAGAGCATCACTTTTCAAATCGGCTTGCAGGATCGAGTCCAGAGGTGCTTCTCGGCCATTTATCAGCCGTTACGTTGAACATACGTATTGGCTCAGGAGGCGTCATGCTTCCCCACTACAGTGCCTATAAAGTAGCAGAGAACTTCAGGGTTCTCGAAGCCTTAGCTCCTGGCAGAATTGATCTTGGGATTGGACGTGCTCCTGGTGGCATGCCGATTTCCTCCATTGCACTTCATCATGGTGAGCGAAAGCGTCTAGGTGATCAGTATCCTGAGCAGGTAGAAGAATTGAAGGTCTATTTACATGATCTAGCGGATGAATTCTACCCGCTGCCTCACCTGACCGCTTCTCCGAAGGTAGAAACCGCACCAGAGGTATGGATGCTTGGTTCATCTGGAGAGAGTGCAAGGCTTGCAGCGAAAGCAGGTGCTGGCTACACGTTTGCTCTTTTTATTAATGGTGAAGGCGGAGAAGACTCTGTGGAGCAATATATCAACCGGTTTGAACCTTCAGCATTCGGTGATGAGCCGCGCGTCAATCTTGCGGTCTTCGTTTTATGTGCAGAAACAGAGGAGCAGGCAGAGAAGCTGGCTGTCAGCCTAGATTTATCCTTACTAGCCAATGAACAGGGTCAGAATCTTGGGGGATTTCCTTCATATGAAGATGCACAGGCTTATTCCTACAGTCCATATGAACAAAAACGAGTGGCTGCCAATCGGAAGAGGATGGTGGTTGGGACGCCATCTTCTGTGAAACAGCAGCTTACAGCACTAGCAAAGGCTTATCATACAAATGAATTGATCGCTGTGACCATCACACATCATATGCAAGATCGGCTCACATCGTATCGTTTATTAAAGGAAGCATTTGATGCATAA
- the nfsA gene encoding oxygen-insensitive NADPH nitroreductase has protein sequence MNKTIETILNHRSIRSFTDERLTKEEVLTLVKSAQAASTSSYVQAYSIIGVTDQEKKARLAELAGNQPYVERNGHFFVFCADLKRHDYIAQKAGKNHQEALENTEAFLISVIDAALAAQNVSVAAESMGLGICYIGGLRNQLKEVSELLETPSYVLPLFGIVVGHPANQSSQKERLPVELIYHENSYQQDEAHVDRYLKEYDDRISAYYEERTNGDRKDTWSEQMLRGFSKPKRAFLGDFVKEKGFNRK, from the coding sequence TTGAATAAAACGATAGAAACCATATTAAATCATCGATCCATCCGTTCGTTTACAGACGAGCGTTTGACAAAGGAAGAGGTGCTGACGCTTGTCAAAAGCGCACAGGCTGCTTCAACATCAAGCTATGTGCAGGCATATAGCATCATTGGTGTAACGGATCAGGAGAAGAAGGCGAGGCTTGCTGAACTGGCTGGGAATCAGCCATACGTTGAGAGGAATGGGCATTTCTTTGTCTTCTGTGCAGATTTGAAGCGTCACGATTACATTGCTCAAAAAGCAGGTAAGAACCATCAGGAGGCGCTTGAAAATACGGAAGCCTTCCTCATTAGTGTGATTGATGCGGCATTGGCTGCGCAAAATGTCAGTGTAGCCGCAGAATCAATGGGACTTGGGATCTGCTATATCGGTGGACTGCGTAATCAGCTGAAAGAAGTCTCTGAATTACTTGAAACACCTTCCTATGTGCTGCCATTATTTGGTATAGTTGTCGGACATCCAGCCAATCAATCTTCACAAAAGGAACGGCTGCCAGTTGAACTGATTTATCATGAAAACTCATATCAGCAAGATGAAGCCCATGTGGATCGTTATTTAAAAGAATACGATGATCGTATTTCAGCATATTATGAAGAACGAACAAACGGCGATAGAAAAGATACTTGGTCTGAGCAGATGCTTCGGGGCTTTAGCAAGCCAAAGCGTGCCTTCCTTGGAGATTTTGTGAAAGAGAAGGGCTTTAATCGAAAATAA
- a CDS encoding FtsW/RodA/SpoVE family cell cycle protein produces the protein MNKQNTSPYYQGDLIFIFLAFFAISVIAIYAAGQFGQYGSNAWTRQIIYYMVGVICIVAINYFDLEQLEKLSLYIFIGGIMLLILLKVAPAQIAGHDFAPIKNGAKSWFVLPGVGTFQPSEFMKIGLIMMLASVIGKATPRGKRTLEDDVFLLLKIAGVAAVPVGLIFMQDAGTAAVCMFIVVVMVFLSGVNWKLISLIGSVVVLLVAAVLAVIILFPDFAQKIGIQQYQINRITAWLPDSSTSANQAQTQDASGSDKYQVDQAIMAIGAGQIFGNGIKNLKVYVPEAQTDMIFSIIGEAFGFVGCAFVVIMFFFLIYRLVVLIDRIHPYSRFASFFCVGYTALIVIHTFQNIGMNIGVMPVTGIPLLFISFGGSSVLSVLIGFGIAYNASVQLTKYQSYLFK, from the coding sequence ATGAACAAGCAGAATACATCTCCTTACTATCAGGGAGATTTGATTTTTATATTTTTAGCCTTCTTTGCCATCAGTGTCATCGCTATTTATGCTGCGGGTCAATTTGGGCAGTATGGATCTAATGCATGGACCAGACAGATCATTTACTACATGGTCGGGGTGATATGTATTGTGGCCATTAATTACTTTGACCTCGAGCAATTAGAAAAGCTGAGCTTATATATTTTTATAGGCGGCATTATGCTGTTAATTCTATTGAAAGTTGCTCCGGCGCAAATTGCAGGTCATGATTTTGCTCCAATTAAAAATGGTGCAAAAAGCTGGTTTGTGTTGCCGGGAGTTGGAACATTTCAGCCTTCAGAGTTCATGAAGATTGGTTTGATTATGATGCTTGCTTCTGTTATTGGGAAGGCAACCCCTAGAGGAAAGCGGACATTAGAGGATGATGTTTTTCTTCTATTAAAAATTGCCGGGGTGGCTGCTGTACCAGTTGGACTCATCTTTATGCAGGACGCGGGTACGGCTGCTGTCTGTATGTTTATTGTCGTCGTGATGGTGTTTTTATCTGGGGTCAATTGGAAATTGATCTCTCTTATCGGTTCAGTGGTTGTGCTATTAGTTGCCGCTGTGTTAGCCGTGATTATTCTCTTCCCTGATTTTGCGCAAAAAATTGGAATTCAGCAGTATCAAATCAACCGGATTACCGCTTGGCTGCCCGATAGTTCTACTTCAGCTAACCAGGCGCAGACACAGGATGCATCTGGGTCTGATAAATATCAAGTGGATCAAGCCATCATGGCCATTGGTGCAGGTCAAATTTTTGGGAATGGCATTAAGAATTTAAAAGTCTATGTCCCAGAAGCACAAACAGATATGATTTTCTCGATTATAGGAGAAGCCTTTGGCTTTGTCGGCTGTGCATTTGTTGTGATCATGTTCTTCTTCCTGATCTACCGGCTTGTCGTACTGATCGACCGTATCCATCCTTATAGCCGATTTGCGTCATTTTTCTGTGTGGGATATACAGCACTCATTGTGATCCATACGTTCCAGAACATTGGGATGAACATAGGCGTGATGCCTGTAACTGGAATTCCGCTCTTATTTATCAGCTTCGGGGGAAGCTCTGTTTTATCTGTTCTCATTGGATTCGGGATCGCATATAACGCAAGTGTTCAATTAACGAAATATCAAAGTTATTTATTTAAATAA
- a CDS encoding spore morphogenesis/germination protein YwcE — protein sequence MDMFFAYLCIATATPLFLWLENRKIALASIPPILIMWIFFGLYMTSSLSPTGHTFMIAFFAINVILAHIAAFLIYGLPFIRKRFSSR from the coding sequence ATGGATATGTTCTTTGCGTACCTCTGTATTGCAACGGCTACACCCCTGTTTTTATGGCTAGAAAACAGAAAAATCGCATTAGCTTCAATTCCACCTATTTTGATTATGTGGATTTTCTTCGGTCTTTACATGACAAGCAGTTTATCTCCAACAGGACATACCTTCATGATCGCATTCTTTGCCATTAACGTAATTCTGGCTCACATTGCAGCGTTCCTCATCTATGGACTTCCATTCATTCGCAAAAGATTCAGCAGCAGATAG